A stretch of DNA from Methanoplanus endosymbiosus:
CGGGATGAAGCCGGACAGGTTTATCTGTTGTCTGATTCCAGTCTTTTTATCAACCGGATGTATGGATACAAGAGACTGAGAGATAATGACAGATTTATTCAGAATATTATGGGTCTGTCAGATAATCTGCTTGTTGAGTACAGGCACTCTGCCGCAGCATCTGCTGACGGCCTCTCCGGAATACTGAGCGGACTAAAAAACACAGATTTTATAAAAATATCTGTCATAATTATTGTGGCACTGCTCACCATATTTGCCCTTGTAAGGAGAGAGAAATGAATAAAGAATCAATAGAAGAAGGAATAAAAGATCTTGCATCTGTCTGCGATCAGATCCGGGACATCACAGGTTCATATATTGTAGGCAACCAGAACCTTGTTGAGACTATACTTATCGGAGTTTTAAGCGATGGCCATGTCTTAATTGAGGGTGTGCCGGGCACAGCCAAAACAACGATTGTAAAACTCGTCTCCATCATGCTTGGATGTGAGAGCAGAAGGCTTCAGTGTGCGGTTGATACCCAGCCGTCAGATATTATCGGTATCAGGATCTGGAACCAGAGGGAGAATGAGTTCGAGTTTAAGAGAGGGCCTGTATTTACCAATATTCTGCTCATTGATGAGATAAACCGCCTTCCGCCACGGAGTCAGAGTGCATTTATTGAGGCGATGAGTGAGAGGCAGGTCACTGTTGACGGCCGCGGTGTAAAGCTCAATAAACCCTTCTTTACAATTGCCACACAGAATCCCTTTGAACAGGAGGGAACATTCCCGCTCATTGAGGCGCAGAAGGACAGATTTATGTTCTCAATCAATTCAAAGTATCTTAATGCGGATGACGAACTTGAGATAATCTCACGTGAGCATAAAGGCTCTCTTAACTGGAGTTATATCTCAGAGAAAGTACAGCCACTATTATCTGCTGAAAAGATCGACAGGGGCACAAAAGCTGTAAGGGAGATCAATGTGGAACCGCCTGTTCTTGGATATATCCGTGACATTGTTATTGCCACCCGGAAACATGGGGATGTCAGGCTTGGTGCAAGTTCGAGAGGTTCAATTGCACTTCTAAGGGGTTCTAAAGCCCTTGCAGCGATAAACGGGCGGACATATGTCACTCCGGATGATGTCAAGGCAGTTGCCCACCGTGTACTTCAGCACAGAATTATTCTCAGATATGAATCTGAGATCAGCAGTATAACCACGGCTGATGTCGTTGATCAGATACTCGGAACTATAGAGGTGCCCTGAGTGTGAGAATTAAAAATCCCGGACTGACGGTTATACTGTCGGCAGTTATCTTAGCTGCGGCAGGTGTTTTCTTCCGGGATTTTAATTACACCATTGCCGGATTTTTTATTTCCGGAATTCTGCTCTTAAATTATCACTATATTCTCTTAAATCTGAAGAGGGCTGCATTGGCTGCTGAAATAAACCGCAGTCTTGATAAGAAGTTTGTCCGCCGCGGTGAGGTTGTGGAGATCTCTGCCAGTGTTACTGTTCCTGGAGATTATCCCTTTGATATAACAGCAGAGGATG
This window harbors:
- a CDS encoding AAA family ATPase, encoding MNKESIEEGIKDLASVCDQIRDITGSYIVGNQNLVETILIGVLSDGHVLIEGVPGTAKTTIVKLVSIMLGCESRRLQCAVDTQPSDIIGIRIWNQRENEFEFKRGPVFTNILLIDEINRLPPRSQSAFIEAMSERQVTVDGRGVKLNKPFFTIATQNPFEQEGTFPLIEAQKDRFMFSINSKYLNADDELEIISREHKGSLNWSYISEKVQPLLSAEKIDRGTKAVREINVEPPVLGYIRDIVIATRKHGDVRLGASSRGSIALLRGSKALAAINGRTYVTPDDVKAVAHRVLQHRIILRYESEISSITTADVVDQILGTIEVP